In the Puntigrus tetrazona isolate hp1 chromosome 9, ASM1883169v1, whole genome shotgun sequence genome, one interval contains:
- the slc25a6 gene encoding ADP/ATP translocase 3 — MADAAVSFAKDFLAGGVAAAISKTAVAPIERVKLLLQVQHASKQISADKQYKGIVDCIVRIPKEQGFASFWRGNLANVIRYFPTQALNFAFKDKYKQIFLGGVDKHTQFWRYFAGNLASGGAAGATSLCFVYPLDFARTRLAADVGKAGSTREFNGLADCLAKISKSDGLRGLYQGFNVSVQGIIIYRAAYFGIYDTAKGMLPDPKNTHIVVSWMIAQTVTAVAGVVSYPFDTVRRRMMMQSGRKGADIMYTGTLDCWRKIARDEGAKAFFKGALSNVLRGMGGAFVLVLYDEFKKFV; from the exons ATGGCTGATGCTGCAGTTTCTTTTGCTAAAGACTTCTTGGCCGGTGGGGTCGCCGCGGCTATTTCCAAAACTGCAGTCGCGCCGATAGAGAGAGTCAAACTGCTGCTGCAG GTACAACATGCCAGCAAGCAGATCAGTGCAGACAAACAGTACAAAGGTATTGTCGACTGCATTGTGAGGATTCCTAAAGAGCAAGGCTTTGCTTCATTTTGGCGAGGCAATCTAGCCAATGTCATTCGCTATTTCCCCACGCAAGCCCTCAACTTTGCGTTTAAGGACAAGTACAAACAGATATTCTTGGGTGGTGTCGATAAGCACACGCAGTTCTGGCGATACTTCGCCGGCAACTTGGCCTCCGGAGGGGCTGCAGGAGCCACTTCCCTCTGCTTCGTCTACCCCCTGGATTTCGCTCGTACCCGCTTGGCTGCAGATGTCGGGAAAGCTGGTAGCACCAGAGAGTTCAATGGGCTGGCTGACTGCCTGGCCAAAATCTCTAAGTCAGACGGGTTGAGGGGTCTGTATCAGGGCTTCAACGTCTCCGTCCAGGGCATCATTATTTACAGGGCCGCCTACTTCGGAATCTATGACACTGCTAAAG GCATGCTTCCCGACCCTAAGAACACCCACATTGTGGTCAGCTGGATGATTGCGCAAACTGTGACAGCGGTGGCTGGCGTGGTGTCTTATCCATTTGACACTGTGCGCCGTCGCATGATGATGCAGTCCGGCCGCAAAGGAG CGGATATTATGTACACTGGAACCCTTGACTGCTGGAGAAAGATTGCTCGTGATGAGGGTGCGAAAGCTTTCTTCAAAGGGGCTCTGTCTAATGTACTCAGAGGAATGGGGGGCGCTTTTGTGCTCGTGCTTTATGATGAATTCAagaagtttgtttaa
- the asmtl gene encoding probable bifunctional dTTP/UTP pyrophosphatase/methyltransferase protein → MLLNPVISKLSGKLVVLASASPRRLEILSNAGLRFEVVPSWFKETLDKSLFKSPYDYAVETAKQKALEVAHRMPFKHLKSPDIVIGADTVVTVDGLILEKPTDKQDAYRMLSRLSGKEHSVFTGVAIVLCHDKKGLDTDYKVVDFYEETKVKFAELSEEMLWEYINSGEPMDKAGGYGIQALGGMLVEYVKGDFLNVVGFPLNHFCKQLGSIFNSPPDSPAHKVKRESDESWTLVNSLSEGAANGKVKLMENGKDDGRTSMQEQNVIGPESSRQDVPHSIISLLDGFKASKALFTASKLKVFDVLNASNSLTLEEVAGQINASVLGTERLLEASVSLGLLERVKRQNTSVYRNTEQASRFLVSDGPESLHGYILHCNDMVWPLFSHLENAVREGTSQHERAFGKKNEDVFQDAYYSKDEVKTRFMDAMHSIARVTGKDVATAFDLSPYKTACDIGGCTGAMAYEFTKAHPGLSVIVFDLPQVIEMRRHFQPKETDDRVSFVAGDFFKDDLPKADLYILARILHDWSDEKLHILLSKLSKRCTPGCGLLVSEILLDEERKRPSRALLQALSMTEGKQRSTTEYSDLLEKHGFTTKHIKHSDNLLDAMLFVKEDPNDKRTLLGCSSASIETAELE, encoded by the exons ATGCTGTTAAATCCAGTAATATCCAAGTTGAGTGGAAAGCTTGTTGTACTGGCAAGCGCATCGCCACGACGTCTGGAAATTTTATCTAATGCT GGTTTACGGTTCGAGGTGGTTCCTTCATGGTTTAAAGAAACACTGGACAAATCCTTGTTTAAGAGCCCATATGACTATGCAGTGGAGACAGCCAAACAGAAGGCTTTAGAAGTGGCCCACCGAATGCCATTT AAACACTTGAAAAGTCCAGATATCGTGATTGGAGCAGACACTGTTGTG ACAGTTGACGGCTTGATCTTGGAGAAGCCTACAGATAAACAAGATGCTTACCGTATGCTATCAAg GTTGAGTGGCAAGGAACATAGCGTCTTCACAGGTGTAGCTATTGTGCTCTGCCATGATAAGAAAG GTTTAGATACAGACTACAAAGTGGTAGATTTTTATGAAGAGACAAAAGTTAAATTTGCTGAGTTATCTGAGGAGATGCTCTGGGAATACATCAACAGTGGAGAGCCCAT GGACAAAGCTGGTGGTTACGGGATCCAGGCTTTGGGTGGCATGTTGGTGGAGTATGTAAAAGGAGATTTTCTTAATGTGGTAGGCTTTCCTCTTAACCACTTCTGCAAGCAGCTGGGATCGATTTTTAACAGCCCACCTGATAGTCCAGCCCATAAAGTCAAAAGGGAATCGGATGAGTCTTGGACTCTGGTTAACAGCCTGTCTGAGGGTGCTGCAAATGGGAAGGTTAAGCTAATGGAAAACGGTAAAGATGACGGTCGGACGTCAATGCAAGAACAGAATGTGATTGGGCCGGAGAGCAGCAGACAGGACGTCCCCCACAGTATCATCAGCTTACTGGATGGATTTAAAGCTTCAAAG GCTCTATTCACAGCATCCAAACTGAAGGTGTTTGATGTATTGAACGCCTCTAACAGTCTGACATTAGAAGAGGTAGCTGGCCAAATCAACGCCTCTGTTTTGGGCACCGAGAGGCTTTTGGAAGCTTCTGTCTCTTTAGGACTTCTAGAACGGGTCAAACGGCAAAATACCAGTG TGTATAGAAATACAGAACAGGCCAGTCGCTTCCTCGTATCAGACGGCCCAGAGTCATTGCATGGGTACATTCTCCACTGCAATGACATGGTGTGGCCTCTCTTCAGCCATCTAGAAAACGCTGTCAGGGAGGGCACCAGCCAACATGAGCGAGCATTTGGGAAGAAGAATGAGGATGTGTTTCAG GATGCATACTACAGTAAAGACGAAGTTAAGACACGATTCATGGATGCAATGCACAGCATCGCAAGGGTGACTGGAAAAGATGTAGCAACAGCGTTTGATCTTTCTCCTTATAAAACAGCTTGTGATATTGGAg GTTGCACTGGTGCCATGGCATACGAGTTTACAAAAGCACATCCTGGACTGTCGGTTATTGTATTTGACTTGCCACAAGTCATTGAGATGAGACGCCACTTTCAGCCTAAAGAAACTGATGACAGAGTGTCATTTGTTGCAG GAGATTTCTTTAAAGATGACCTGCCTAAAGCAGACCTGTATATTCTTGCACGAATCCTCCATGATTGGTCTGATGAGAAACTGCATATATTATTGAGTAAACTGTCCAAAAGGTGCACACCAG GTTGTGGGCTTCTGGTGTCTGAGATCTTGCTGGATGAGGAAAGAAAAAGGCCAAGCCGAGCCCTGTTGCAAGCCCTCAGTATGACAGAAGGAAAACAGAGGAGCACCACTGAATACAGTGACTTACTGGAGAAACATGGCTTCACTACCAAACACATCAAGCACTCGGACAATCTGCTGGATGCCATGCTATTTGTGAAAGAAGACCCAAATGACAAAAGAACATTACTTGGCTGTTCTTCAGCATCCATTGAGACCGCAGAACTTGAGTGA
- the p2ry8 gene encoding P2Y purinoceptor 8, whose translation MINSTKMDNATLAMFDNKLAGQIVSAIYVIVTLANLSGNGISLFLLLMRTSPKTPSIIFMINLTVTDLLVGAVLPFQIAYQLQGYNWTLGESMCNVLTVVFFVNMYCSILFMTAISADRYMGIVKPMRFREMRKRKTYAVVACVFIWLLVLAILNPLEFRDLTYKVTERNITTCFDVLRKDMLPSTAHWAGFLFGMFIVLFLCPFIITVYCYINIICVLVRKSNSQQKGRAVQLACIVLFVYVFCFAPNNILLLAHSITRLFYNKSLYIYYKLTLSLSCINSCIDPFIYYFASKEFRRKLRQMLRLQTLSAAETQMIEGHRESFFSGRTTCDANEDCDNF comes from the coding sequence ATGATCAACTCGACCAAAATGGACAATGCCACCTTGGCCATGTTTGACAACAAACTGGCCGGTCAAATAGTGTCAGCCATCTATGTCATCGTGACCCTAGCCAACCTGAGCGGTAACGGCATCTCCCTGTTTCTGCTATTGATGCGCACCTCTCCGAAAACCCCCTCCATCATCTTCATGATCAACCTCACCGTCACTGACCTGTTAGTAGGCGCCGTGCTCCCCTTTCAGATCGCCTACCAACTGCAGGGCTACAACTGGACTTTGGGTGAGAGCATGTGCAATGTCCTGACCGTGGTTTTCTTCGTTAACATGTACTGCTCTATTTTATTCATGACTGCTATTAGCGCCGACCGCTACATGGGGATTGTGAAGCCGATGCGCTTCAGagagatgaggaagaggaaaacGTACGCGGTTGTTGCCTGCGTATTCATATGGCTGCTAGTCCTTGCGATTCTGAACCCACTGGAATTCAGAGACTTGACATATAAAGTAACGGAGCGTAATATCACTACGTGTTTTGATGTGTTGAGGAAAGACATGCTTCCGAGCACTGCGCACTGGGCAGGCTTTCTTTTCGGCATGTTCATCGTCCTTTTCCTCTGTCCGTTCATCATAACAGTGTATTGCTACATTAACATCATCTGCGTCCTGGTCAGAAAGAGCAATAGCCAACAGAAAGGCCGTGCTGTGCAGCTGGCGTGCATCGTTCTGTTTGTGTACGTTTTTTGCTTCGCTCCCAATAACATACTACTCTTGGCCCACTCCATCACAAGGCTGTTCTATAACAAGTCTCTCTATATCTACTATAAGCTGACCCTGTCGCTCAGCTGCATTAATAGTTGCATAGAtccgtttatttattatttcgcATCGAAAGAGTTTCGTCGGAAGCTGAGACAAATGCTCAGGCTGCAGACGCTCAGTGCTGCAGAGACGCAAATGATTGAGGGTcacagagaaagctttttctccGGACGTACAACGTGTGACGCAAATGAAGACTGTGACAatttttga